One Natrinema salaciae genomic region harbors:
- the hisA gene encoding 1-(5-phosphoribosyl)-5-[(5-phosphoribosylamino)methylideneamino]imidazole-4-carboxamide isomerase produces MNTDASEEFEAFEVIPAVDIQDGEVVQLVQGERGTEKTYGDPVEAARRWIDAGAGTLHLVDLDGAFEGERRNADAIDAVLETADVPTQLGGGIRTADDAVDLLERGVDRVILGTAAVDDPDIVAEISESYPDSVVVSLDAKDGEVVVEGWTEGAGISPVEAAERYADLGAAAILFTNVDVEGQLEGVATEPVRELVDATDIPVIASGGVATLEDVRALEDAGAAAVVVGSALYEGNFTLADAQAAVDDV; encoded by the coding sequence ATGAACACCGATGCGAGCGAGGAATTCGAGGCGTTCGAAGTGATTCCGGCAGTCGACATCCAGGACGGGGAGGTCGTCCAGCTCGTGCAGGGGGAACGCGGCACGGAGAAGACCTACGGCGATCCCGTAGAGGCCGCCCGCCGATGGATCGACGCCGGTGCCGGGACGCTCCACCTCGTCGATCTCGACGGCGCGTTCGAGGGCGAACGGCGGAACGCCGACGCCATCGACGCGGTCCTCGAGACCGCCGACGTCCCCACGCAACTGGGCGGCGGGATCCGCACCGCCGACGACGCCGTCGACCTGCTCGAGCGCGGCGTCGACCGCGTCATCCTCGGTACTGCGGCGGTCGACGATCCCGACATCGTCGCCGAGATCAGCGAGTCGTACCCGGACAGCGTCGTCGTCAGCCTCGACGCGAAAGACGGCGAGGTCGTGGTCGAAGGGTGGACCGAGGGGGCCGGGATCTCCCCCGTCGAAGCCGCCGAGCGATACGCGGACCTCGGTGCCGCCGCGATCCTCTTCACCAACGTCGACGTCGAGGGGCAACTCGAGGGCGTCGCGACCGAGCCGGTCCGCGAACTGGTCGACGCGACCGACATCCCCGTGATCGCCAGCGGGGGCGTCGCGACCCTCGAGGACGTGCGGGCGCTCGAGGACGCCGGCGCGGCAGCGGTCGTCGTCGGCAGCGCGCTCTACGAGGGCAACTTCACGCTCGCGGACGCGCAGGCCGCAGTCGATGACGTCTGA